One region of Jatrophihabitans cynanchi genomic DNA includes:
- the mltG gene encoding endolytic transglycosylase MltG, with protein MTQRDHESLAEHDPHSLLFGPHEDEGHPHHRHTTEPEPHTRSARRRAQREHTSHRRRRRNRGVLLALVCVVLLVVGVSAWLIVPKVVDMIHPPDYSGNGQGTVSITIGQGDGASDIGDTLHKAGVVKSVDAFVNAASNNSDSQSIQPGTYLLHRHMAAKNALTLLLDPKSRTTAGDLVITEGATVFDVRARLVKVLGAAQQGAIDKALADPSSLGIPLGYRPATGEFTSIEGFLYPATYTIDPKASPSAALQRMTSRFAEHDRSSGFATDAQKVGLTPYEALIIASIAQSEARFPDDMAKVARVILNRIAAKRPLQIDATSAYAAKVQGLDPTKIIFARIDSPYNSYTHDGLPPTPISNPGAEAMTGAVHPTPGNWLYYVNKDSAGHLFFTNDEAAFTQAVEKCRQNNWGCG; from the coding sequence GTGACGCAGCGCGATCACGAGTCGCTGGCAGAGCACGATCCGCATTCGCTGCTCTTCGGTCCGCACGAGGACGAGGGGCACCCGCACCATCGCCACACGACGGAGCCGGAACCGCACACCCGGTCGGCACGCCGCCGCGCCCAGCGCGAACACACGTCGCACCGGCGGCGGCGGCGCAACCGCGGGGTGCTGCTGGCTCTCGTGTGCGTCGTGCTGCTCGTGGTCGGCGTGTCCGCGTGGCTCATCGTGCCGAAGGTCGTGGACATGATCCATCCGCCGGACTACTCCGGGAACGGGCAGGGCACGGTGAGCATCACCATCGGCCAGGGCGACGGCGCATCGGACATCGGTGACACGCTGCACAAGGCGGGCGTGGTGAAGAGCGTCGACGCCTTCGTGAATGCCGCCAGCAACAACTCCGACTCGCAGAGCATCCAGCCGGGTACCTACCTGCTGCACCGCCACATGGCTGCGAAGAACGCGTTGACGCTGCTGCTCGATCCCAAGTCGCGCACCACGGCGGGCGATCTGGTGATCACCGAGGGCGCCACGGTCTTCGACGTCAGGGCGCGGCTGGTCAAGGTGCTGGGGGCCGCCCAGCAGGGGGCGATCGACAAGGCGCTCGCCGACCCCAGCTCGTTGGGCATCCCGCTCGGGTACCGGCCCGCGACGGGGGAGTTCACCTCGATCGAGGGATTCCTGTACCCCGCGACGTACACGATCGACCCGAAGGCGTCGCCGTCGGCCGCACTGCAGCGGATGACGAGCCGCTTCGCCGAGCACGACCGCTCGAGCGGGTTCGCCACCGACGCGCAGAAGGTCGGGCTGACGCCGTACGAGGCGCTGATCATCGCGTCCATCGCGCAGTCCGAGGCGCGCTTCCCGGACGACATGGCCAAGGTGGCGCGCGTGATCCTGAACCGGATCGCGGCCAAGCGTCCGCTGCAGATCGACGCCACCAGCGCGTACGCGGCGAAGGTTCAGGGCCTGGACCCGACGAAGATCATCTTCGCGCGGATCGACTCGCCCTACAACAGCTACACGCACGACGGTCTGCCGCCCACGCCGATCAGCAACCCGGGCGCCGAAGCGATGACCGGAGCGGTGCACCCCACGCCGGGGAACTGGCTGTACTACGTGAACAAGGACTCCGCGGGGCACCTGTTCTTCACCAACGACGAGGCCGCGTTCACCCAGGCCGTCGAGAAATGCCGCCAGAACAACTGGGGCTGTGGCTGA
- the mobA gene encoding molybdenum cofactor guanylyltransferase, which translates to MFDAIVLAGGAARRLGGADKPGLIVGGRTLLDRVLDAVAGAATIVVAGPRRDTARPVSWVREDPPGAGPVAGIAAGVGLVRADVTLVLAADLPGIGPAVPALLGAVSGSPAAGVACLVEASGQVNYLAAAWRTTALRAALELTAGTHGAPVRALVAASEMIEVPDPQGWGYDCDTWDELAGARERAER; encoded by the coding sequence ATGTTCGACGCGATCGTGCTGGCCGGCGGCGCTGCGCGCCGGCTCGGCGGCGCGGACAAGCCGGGGCTGATCGTCGGCGGCCGCACGCTGCTGGACCGGGTGCTGGACGCGGTGGCCGGCGCGGCGACGATCGTGGTGGCCGGGCCGCGGCGCGACACCGCCCGGCCGGTGAGCTGGGTGCGCGAGGATCCGCCCGGTGCCGGGCCGGTCGCGGGCATCGCTGCCGGGGTCGGCCTGGTCCGCGCGGACGTCACGCTGGTGCTCGCCGCCGACCTGCCCGGCATCGGCCCGGCGGTGCCCGCCCTGCTGGGTGCAGTGAGTGGCTCGCCGGCGGCCGGGGTCGCCTGCCTCGTCGAGGCCTCGGGCCAGGTGAACTACCTGGCGGCCGCGTGGCGGACCACCGCACTGCGCGCCGCGCTGGAGTTGACGGCCGGTACGCACGGCGCGCCTGTTCGCGCCCTCGTCGCTGCGTCCGAAATGATCGAAGTACCCGACCCGCAGGGCTGGGGGTACGACTGCGACACGTGGGACGAACTCGCCGGCGCGCGCGAGCGGGCCGAGCGGTAG
- a CDS encoding formate dehydrogenase accessory sulfurtransferase FdhD, translated as MTTRRAIVRMPVDAAPASRPDDLVVESPLVLGLDGAAIATLMRTPGHDLELAAGWLVVESGVGRAEDIHTLTACREDDTDRVHIALREGVRPPRPRAFVTSAACGVCSADVLDLAPLRNGPGHTPGWTVPRDVLLALPEAMRTQQRTFARTGGVHAAALADASGALLFSREDVGRHNAVDKVVGRALLDGLLPATDRLLVVSGRVSFEIIQKAVAAGIAGIVAVSAPSSLAVDLAREHGVLLAAMVRGTRLNAYAGADLISAE; from the coding sequence ATGACGACCCGGCGGGCGATCGTGCGCATGCCGGTGGATGCGGCACCCGCCTCGCGGCCGGACGACCTGGTCGTGGAGTCGCCGCTCGTGCTCGGTCTGGACGGCGCCGCGATCGCCACGCTGATGCGCACGCCCGGCCACGACCTGGAGCTGGCTGCCGGGTGGCTCGTGGTCGAGTCCGGGGTCGGCCGCGCCGAGGACATCCACACCCTGACCGCCTGCCGGGAGGACGACACCGACCGGGTGCACATCGCGCTGCGCGAGGGCGTCCGCCCGCCGCGTCCGCGCGCGTTCGTCACCTCGGCCGCGTGCGGGGTGTGCAGTGCGGACGTCCTCGACCTCGCGCCGCTGCGCAACGGGCCCGGTCACACCCCCGGCTGGACGGTGCCGCGCGACGTGCTGCTCGCGCTGCCCGAGGCGATGCGGACGCAGCAGCGGACGTTCGCGCGGACCGGGGGAGTGCACGCGGCCGCGCTCGCCGACGCGTCCGGCGCGTTGCTCTTCAGCCGCGAGGATGTCGGCCGGCACAACGCGGTCGACAAGGTCGTCGGCCGGGCCCTGCTCGACGGGCTGCTGCCGGCCACCGACCGGCTGCTCGTGGTCAGCGGCCGCGTGTCGTTCGAGATCATCCAGAAGGCGGTCGCGGCCGGGATCGCCGGCATCGTCGCGGTGTCGGCACCGTCCAGCCTCGCGGTCGACCTGGCCCGCGAACACGGCGTGCTGCTGGCGGCGATGGTGCGCGGTACCCGCCTGAACGCCTACGCGGGGGCCGACCTGATCTCGGCCGAGTGA
- a CDS encoding DUF6457 domain-containing protein: protein MTNPLDAWVLELAGALDVDAAAVDRNLLLDVARDAAHGVARPAAPLTTFLVGLAAGRHGGDAQAIRDAAAIAQRLAAAHAQDPGQAP from the coding sequence ATGACCAACCCGCTGGACGCCTGGGTGCTCGAGCTCGCCGGTGCGCTGGACGTCGACGCCGCTGCCGTCGACCGGAATCTGCTGCTGGACGTGGCCCGCGACGCGGCGCACGGGGTGGCCCGCCCCGCCGCGCCGCTGACCACGTTCCTGGTCGGACTGGCCGCCGGCCGGCACGGTGGCGACGCCCAGGCGATCCGCGACGCGGCCGCCATCGCGCAGCGGCTCGCGGCCGCGCACGCGCAAGATCCCGGGCAGGCGCCGTGA
- a CDS encoding FdhF/YdeP family oxidoreductase codes for MAHEDTHDGEPEVSAPKKTSVGFPGIAQSMRIALDEMGPVRSARTLLKMNHVDGFDCPSCAWPDPDPEHRKTAEFCENGAKAVSWEATRKRVDAAFFAAHPIAELRAQDDHWLEHHGRLTEPMYLAPDATHYAPISWDDAIGLVADRLKALPDPNRAVFYTSGRASNEAAFVYQLLARRLGTNNLPDCSNMCHESSGAALSETIGVGKGVVTLADIEKHAALIVIVGQNPGTNHPRMLTALEKAKRRGARIVAINPLPEAGFGRFRNPQTPRGLLGRGTVLADSYLPVRVNGDLALFAGVNKALLAREDAAPGTVLDQDFIATYCDGFAEASAALRALDWTEITGQCGLSREQIEEFAAQVVASDSVVVCWAMGLTQHRNAVATIREIVNFLLLRGNVGRPGAGPSPIRGHSNVQGDRTMGIWEKMPDSFLDALQAEFGFDPPREHGWDTVDSIRAMRDGKVDVFFALGGNFVAATPDTAVTEAAMANCALTVHVATKLNRSHLCHGREALILPCLGRTERDVRAGVEQFVTVEDSMSMVHASRGRLLPGSDALRSEIAIVTDLGHALFGDSDGIGWRAMGADYRVIRKHIEHVVPGFHAFEERAVQPGGFMLPRGPHDSRTFKTATGKARFTVNPPTMVQVPDGHLLLQTVRSHDQFNTTVYGLDDRYRGIKGGRRVVFVNGADLRAFGLRDGDAVDIISVADDGERRAKSFRAVQYPTPPGCAAAYFPEANVLVPLDSVAETSNTPASKSVVIRLEATGQTSAAGTAERNAARMAGTGAG; via the coding sequence ATGGCGCACGAGGACACCCACGACGGCGAGCCCGAGGTGAGCGCGCCGAAGAAGACCTCGGTCGGCTTCCCCGGCATCGCGCAGTCGATGCGGATCGCGCTGGACGAGATGGGCCCGGTGCGCAGCGCGCGCACCCTGCTGAAGATGAATCACGTCGACGGGTTCGACTGCCCCAGCTGTGCCTGGCCGGACCCGGACCCGGAACACCGCAAGACCGCCGAGTTCTGCGAGAACGGCGCCAAGGCGGTGTCGTGGGAGGCGACCCGCAAGCGGGTGGACGCGGCGTTCTTCGCGGCGCACCCGATCGCCGAACTGCGCGCGCAGGACGACCACTGGCTCGAGCACCACGGCCGGCTGACCGAACCGATGTACCTCGCCCCGGACGCGACGCACTACGCGCCGATCTCGTGGGACGACGCGATCGGGCTGGTCGCCGACCGGCTCAAGGCGCTGCCCGATCCGAACCGCGCCGTCTTCTACACCAGCGGGCGCGCCAGCAACGAGGCCGCGTTCGTGTACCAGTTGCTCGCCCGGCGGCTGGGCACGAACAACCTGCCGGACTGCTCGAACATGTGCCATGAGTCCAGCGGCGCCGCGCTGTCCGAGACGATCGGGGTGGGCAAGGGCGTGGTCACCCTGGCCGACATCGAGAAGCACGCGGCACTCATCGTGATCGTCGGGCAGAACCCGGGCACGAACCACCCGCGCATGCTGACCGCGCTGGAGAAGGCGAAGCGGCGCGGAGCCCGCATCGTGGCCATCAACCCGCTGCCCGAGGCGGGTTTCGGCCGGTTCCGCAATCCGCAGACGCCGCGCGGTCTGCTCGGCCGCGGCACCGTGCTCGCCGACTCGTACCTGCCGGTTCGCGTCAACGGCGACCTGGCGCTGTTCGCCGGCGTGAACAAGGCGCTGCTCGCCCGCGAGGACGCCGCTCCGGGGACGGTGCTGGACCAGGACTTCATCGCCACCTACTGCGACGGTTTCGCCGAGGCGTCGGCGGCGTTGCGGGCGCTGGACTGGACGGAGATCACCGGCCAGTGCGGGCTGTCCCGCGAGCAGATCGAGGAGTTCGCCGCGCAGGTGGTCGCTTCCGACAGCGTCGTCGTGTGCTGGGCGATGGGGCTGACGCAGCACCGCAACGCGGTCGCGACGATCCGCGAGATCGTGAACTTCCTGCTGCTGCGGGGAAATGTCGGACGTCCCGGTGCGGGTCCGTCACCGATCCGCGGCCACAGCAACGTGCAGGGCGACCGCACGATGGGCATCTGGGAGAAGATGCCCGACTCGTTCCTGGACGCGCTGCAGGCGGAGTTCGGCTTCGACCCGCCGCGCGAGCACGGCTGGGACACGGTCGACTCGATCCGCGCGATGCGCGACGGCAAGGTCGACGTGTTCTTCGCGCTCGGCGGCAACTTCGTCGCGGCGACGCCGGACACCGCGGTGACCGAGGCGGCGATGGCGAACTGTGCCCTGACCGTGCACGTCGCGACGAAGCTGAACCGCTCGCACCTGTGCCACGGCCGCGAGGCGCTGATCCTGCCGTGCCTGGGACGTACCGAGCGCGACGTGCGGGCGGGCGTCGAGCAGTTCGTCACGGTCGAGGACTCGATGAGCATGGTGCACGCCTCGCGCGGCCGACTGCTGCCCGGCTCGGATGCGCTGCGCAGCGAGATCGCGATCGTCACCGACCTCGGTCACGCGCTGTTCGGCGACTCGGACGGGATCGGCTGGCGCGCGATGGGCGCCGACTACCGGGTGATCCGCAAGCACATCGAGCACGTGGTACCCGGCTTTCACGCGTTCGAGGAGCGGGCCGTGCAGCCCGGCGGGTTCATGCTGCCGCGCGGGCCGCACGATTCGCGCACCTTCAAGACCGCGACCGGCAAGGCCCGCTTCACCGTCAACCCGCCGACCATGGTGCAGGTCCCGGACGGGCACCTGCTGCTGCAGACGGTGCGTTCGCACGACCAGTTCAACACCACGGTGTACGGGCTGGACGACCGGTACCGCGGGATCAAGGGCGGCCGCCGCGTGGTGTTCGTGAACGGCGCGGACCTGCGCGCCTTCGGGCTGCGGGACGGGGACGCCGTGGACATCATCAGCGTGGCCGACGACGGCGAGCGCCGCGCGAAGAGCTTCCGCGCGGTGCAGTACCCGACCCCGCCGGGTTGCGCGGCCGCCTACTTCCCCGAGGCGAACGTGCTGGTGCCGCTGGACTCGGTGGCCGAGACGAGCAACACGCCCGCGTCCAAGTCGGTGGTGATCCGGCTGGAGGCCACCGGTCAGACGTCCGCTGCCGGCACGGCCGAGCGCAACGCCGCGCGCATGGCCGGTACCGGCGCGGGCTGA
- a CDS encoding prepilin peptidase, with the protein MSTLVGALAGAAACVAVAPYLARLTVSVPDRDERRWWRGRPAGRGRVLLTASVAAALGALAGAAAGWSALWPALLALALVCAPLAIIDFEQHRLPNRLMAVAWLLAAALLTLAAAVRHDWAALLRALEGGAAVFAVLYLLAFASPRSFGFGDVKLGGVLGAYLGWAGWGYVYYGIFAGFLFGAVVAIGLLASRRASLKTALAFGPMLVLGALVVLAFDAVPSTLG; encoded by the coding sequence GTGTCCACCCTCGTCGGCGCCCTGGCCGGGGCGGCCGCCTGCGTGGCTGTCGCGCCGTACCTGGCCCGGCTGACGGTCAGCGTTCCGGACCGCGACGAGCGCCGGTGGTGGCGGGGCCGCCCTGCCGGCCGCGGCCGCGTCCTGCTCACCGCGTCGGTCGCCGCCGCGCTGGGCGCGCTGGCCGGTGCGGCGGCGGGCTGGTCGGCGCTGTGGCCGGCCCTGCTCGCCCTCGCGCTGGTGTGCGCGCCGTTGGCGATCATCGACTTCGAGCAGCACCGGCTGCCGAACCGCCTGATGGCGGTGGCCTGGCTGCTCGCTGCTGCGCTGCTGACTCTCGCCGCGGCCGTCCGGCACGACTGGGCGGCGCTGCTGCGTGCGCTCGAAGGCGGCGCGGCGGTGTTCGCGGTGCTCTACCTGCTCGCGTTCGCCTCCCCGCGCTCGTTCGGGTTCGGCGACGTCAAGCTCGGCGGCGTTCTCGGCGCCTACCTGGGCTGGGCGGGATGGGGGTACGTCTACTACGGCATCTTCGCCGGCTTCCTGTTCGGCGCGGTCGTCGCGATCGGGCTGCTCGCGAGCCGGCGCGCGTCGCTGAAGACCGCGCTAGCGTTCGGCCCGATGCTGGTGCTCGGCGCACTGGTCGTGCTCGCCTTCGATGCCGTCCCGTCCACCCTCGGCTGA
- a CDS encoding shikimate dehydrogenase has product MTVRHAAVLGRPVAHSLSPLLHRAAYAELGLTWTYTAVDCGPDELPGVLAERRDWAGFSCTMPLKRAVLDVAAEVAPVARAVGAGNTLLPLPGGGWRADNTDVAGIVATLAEHAVAPRTATLLGAGGTAQAAVAALATLGLEECTVLVRDVTRSEQVGAAGAALGVAVRTAVLSADAPELGADLVVSTLPRGAADPLAARPWTAAQTVLDVVYDPWPTALASAVAAAGGKVLSGALMLLHQAAVQVELMTGQPAPVPAMRAALRSAVPAADV; this is encoded by the coding sequence GTGACAGTGCGGCACGCCGCCGTCCTGGGACGCCCGGTCGCGCACTCGCTCTCGCCGCTGCTGCACCGCGCCGCGTACGCCGAGCTCGGCCTGACCTGGACCTACACCGCGGTGGACTGCGGCCCGGACGAGCTGCCCGGCGTGTTGGCCGAGCGCCGCGACTGGGCCGGGTTCTCGTGCACCATGCCGCTCAAGCGCGCCGTGCTGGACGTGGCCGCCGAGGTGGCGCCGGTCGCGCGCGCGGTGGGAGCCGGCAACACGCTGCTGCCGCTGCCCGGCGGCGGCTGGCGGGCCGACAACACCGACGTCGCGGGCATCGTCGCCACGCTCGCCGAGCACGCCGTTGCCCCGCGTACGGCGACCCTGCTGGGCGCGGGCGGCACCGCGCAGGCGGCCGTCGCCGCACTGGCCACGCTCGGGCTCGAGGAGTGCACAGTGCTCGTCCGCGACGTGACTCGCAGCGAGCAGGTAGGTGCGGCCGGGGCCGCGCTGGGCGTCGCGGTCCGGACGGCCGTGCTGTCCGCCGATGCGCCCGAACTCGGCGCCGACCTCGTGGTGTCCACCCTGCCCCGCGGCGCCGCCGACCCGCTCGCCGCGCGGCCCTGGACCGCCGCCCAGACGGTGCTGGACGTCGTCTACGACCCCTGGCCGACGGCGTTGGCGTCGGCGGTCGCGGCGGCCGGCGGGAAGGTGCTCAGCGGTGCCCTGATGCTGCTGCACCAGGCCGCGGTCCAGGTCGAACTGATGACCGGTCAGCCCGCGCCGGTACCGGCCATGCGCGCGGCGTTGCGCTCGGCCGTGCCGGCAGCGGACGTCTGA
- the aroC gene encoding chorismate synthase, with product MLRWITAGESHGPALVAVLDGLPAGVEVTTADVGRDLARRRLGYGRGARMKFEQDEIELTGGVRHGFTMGGPVAIRIGNTEWPKWTTVMSADPVDQALLDEQARNAPLTRPRPGHADLAGMQKYDLDDARPVLERASARETAARVALGAVAKAFLAQAVGVEIVSHVTAIGSVSAPRGVVPHPGDADAVDASEVRCLDPQASAEMIAEIDATRKAGDTLGGVVEVLAYGLPPGLGSHVQGERRLDSRLAAALMGIQAIKGVEVGDGFELARTRGSQAHDEIVRDETGTITRVSGRSGGTEGGMSTGEVLRVRAAMKPISTVPRALRTVDTATGEPAVAINQRSDVCAVPAAGVVAEAMVSLVLAHAVLEKFGGDSVAETRRNAASYLDRLAERGLAAPAR from the coding sequence GTGTTGCGTTGGATCACCGCCGGCGAGTCGCACGGGCCCGCTCTCGTCGCCGTGCTCGACGGCCTGCCCGCCGGCGTCGAGGTGACCACGGCGGACGTCGGCCGCGACCTGGCCCGCCGGCGGCTCGGCTACGGCCGCGGCGCCCGCATGAAGTTCGAGCAGGACGAGATCGAGCTGACCGGCGGGGTGCGCCACGGGTTCACGATGGGCGGCCCGGTCGCGATCCGGATCGGCAACACCGAATGGCCGAAGTGGACCACCGTGATGTCCGCGGACCCGGTCGACCAGGCGCTGCTCGACGAGCAGGCGCGCAACGCGCCGCTGACCCGGCCGCGCCCGGGGCACGCCGACCTGGCCGGCATGCAGAAGTACGACCTGGACGACGCCCGGCCGGTGCTCGAGCGCGCCAGCGCCCGAGAGACGGCCGCCCGCGTTGCCCTGGGTGCGGTGGCGAAGGCCTTTCTCGCCCAGGCGGTCGGCGTCGAGATCGTCAGCCACGTGACCGCGATCGGCTCGGTGAGCGCGCCGCGCGGGGTCGTCCCGCACCCAGGTGACGCCGACGCCGTCGACGCGTCCGAAGTGCGCTGCCTCGATCCGCAGGCGAGCGCCGAGATGATCGCCGAGATCGACGCGACCAGGAAGGCCGGCGACACGCTCGGCGGCGTGGTCGAGGTGCTCGCCTACGGGTTGCCACCGGGCCTCGGCTCGCACGTGCAGGGCGAGCGGCGCCTCGACTCCCGGCTGGCCGCCGCGCTGATGGGCATCCAGGCGATCAAGGGCGTCGAGGTCGGCGATGGCTTCGAGCTCGCCCGGACCCGCGGCTCGCAGGCGCACGACGAGATCGTGCGTGACGAGACCGGGACGATCACTCGCGTCTCGGGGCGCAGCGGCGGCACCGAGGGCGGGATGAGCACCGGCGAGGTGCTTCGGGTGCGCGCCGCGATGAAGCCGATCTCGACCGTGCCGCGCGCGCTGCGTACCGTCGACACCGCCACCGGCGAGCCTGCCGTGGCGATCAACCAGCGCTCGGACGTGTGCGCCGTGCCCGCCGCGGGAGTGGTCGCCGAGGCGATGGTGTCGCTGGTGCTCGCGCACGCGGTGCTGGAGAAGTTCGGCGGCGATTCGGTGGCCGAGACCCGCCGCAACGCGGCGTCCTACCTGGACCGGCTGGCAGAGCGCGGCCTGGCCGCCCCCGCGCGATGA
- a CDS encoding glucose-6-phosphate dehydrogenase yields the protein MSPAQQGEVKPAPTVFVLFGATGDLAKRMVLPAFFTLATNGLLPDEWLLIGNGRGDLAHEDFRDRVHDSLTEFGPQPTREQWHAFSERLRFAGGGFDTTDPGSLLDVIAEARSALGTDAQLVHYLAIPPVAFGEITKALGEHELAEGARVVYEKPFGTSPESFRTLDKTVHSVLDESQVYRIDHFLGKEATQDLHVLRFANGLFHAIWNRAHIRAVQIDVPEKIGVTDRSVFYDQTGAVLDMLVTHLIQVAAEVAMEPPASLSATDLQAAREEVIGAFRPIDPKEVVLGQFDGYRDLAGVDPASDMDTYVAARLWIDNDRWRGVPFLMRTGKRLAFSKQRVSMILREPEGTLAHVPKHSNVLAFSLSGSGEIDLRLVAKEPGAELNLDIAEATIALSTLPNADPLPPYVRLIHDALLGDRSLYTRPDGLAAVWRVFEPLLDAKPKPVPYAPGSWGPAEAAELAAPDGWLLGQ from the coding sequence ATGAGTCCCGCACAGCAAGGTGAGGTCAAGCCCGCGCCGACCGTCTTCGTGCTCTTCGGCGCGACCGGCGATCTGGCCAAACGGATGGTGCTACCCGCGTTCTTCACGCTCGCCACGAACGGCCTGCTGCCGGACGAGTGGCTGCTGATCGGCAACGGCCGCGGCGACCTCGCCCACGAGGACTTCCGCGACCGGGTACACGACTCGCTGACCGAGTTCGGACCGCAGCCGACCCGCGAGCAGTGGCACGCGTTCAGCGAGCGGCTGAGGTTCGCCGGCGGCGGCTTCGACACGACCGACCCGGGCAGCCTGCTGGACGTGATCGCCGAGGCCCGCTCGGCGCTCGGCACCGACGCCCAACTCGTGCACTACCTCGCCATCCCGCCGGTCGCGTTCGGCGAGATCACCAAGGCGCTCGGCGAGCACGAGCTGGCCGAGGGCGCCCGGGTGGTCTACGAGAAACCGTTCGGCACCTCACCGGAATCGTTCCGCACCCTGGACAAGACGGTGCACTCGGTGCTGGACGAGTCGCAGGTGTACCGGATCGACCACTTCCTCGGCAAGGAGGCCACGCAGGACCTGCACGTGCTGCGCTTCGCCAACGGGCTGTTCCACGCCATCTGGAACCGTGCGCACATCCGCGCCGTCCAGATCGACGTCCCGGAGAAGATCGGCGTCACCGACCGGTCGGTGTTCTACGACCAGACCGGCGCCGTGCTGGACATGCTGGTCACGCACCTGATCCAGGTGGCCGCAGAGGTGGCGATGGAGCCGCCTGCCAGCCTGTCCGCCACCGACCTGCAGGCGGCGCGCGAGGAGGTCATCGGGGCGTTCCGGCCGATCGACCCGAAGGAGGTCGTCCTGGGCCAGTTCGACGGCTACCGCGACCTGGCCGGGGTCGACCCGGCGTCCGACATGGACACCTACGTCGCCGCGCGGCTGTGGATCGACAACGACCGCTGGCGCGGCGTGCCGTTCCTGATGCGCACCGGCAAGCGGCTGGCCTTCAGCAAGCAGCGGGTGAGCATGATCCTGCGCGAGCCCGAGGGCACGCTCGCGCACGTGCCGAAGCACAGCAACGTCCTGGCGTTCTCGCTGAGCGGCAGCGGCGAGATCGACCTGCGGCTGGTCGCGAAGGAGCCCGGTGCCGAGCTGAACCTGGACATCGCCGAGGCCACCATCGCGCTGTCCACGCTGCCCAACGCCGACCCGCTGCCGCCGTACGTGCGGCTCATCCACGACGCGCTGCTCGGCGACCGCTCGCTGTACACCCGGCCGGACGGGCTGGCTGCGGTGTGGCGGGTGTTCGAGCCGCTGCTGGATGCGAAGCCGAAGCCGGTGCCGTACGCGCCGGGTTCGTGGGGACCGGCCGAGGCCGCCGAGCTCGCCGCCCCGGACGGCTGGCTGCTCGGCCAGTAG
- a CDS encoding ABC-2 transporter permease, which translates to MGGHPHGAHGAHEAHPAERRPPLLAEWRDAVTPRAVALVVGVLLLQLGFILSYAGAFHDPKPHRIALGVVAPAGAPAGAARQTVERLNALDGQPLHATVVTSEASAVDKIRGRDLDGALIAGSSGTDRLLVASAEGGSLSGALTSVMTQVETAQQRTVSVEDIVSAAKGDARGLTAFYLAVGWVVGGYLVASILAISAGAKPANARRARVRLGALALYSIVSGIGGALIVGPILGALSRSFWTLTGFGALVVFAVGAFTMAIQALTGVLGIGIAVLLFVVLGNPSAGGAYPGPMLPGFWRAIGPFLPPGAGTSGIRGIVYFDGARTLQPLLVSLAYALVGAVVLLLVSAARRHSAEIRSAPA; encoded by the coding sequence ATGGGCGGCCACCCGCACGGTGCGCACGGGGCCCATGAGGCGCACCCGGCCGAGCGCAGACCGCCGCTGCTCGCCGAGTGGCGCGACGCCGTCACACCGCGGGCGGTCGCGCTCGTGGTCGGCGTGCTGCTGCTGCAGCTGGGCTTCATCCTGAGCTACGCCGGCGCCTTCCACGACCCGAAACCGCACCGCATCGCGCTGGGCGTGGTCGCCCCCGCGGGCGCTCCCGCGGGCGCCGCGCGGCAGACCGTCGAGCGGCTCAACGCCCTGGACGGCCAGCCGCTGCACGCGACGGTCGTGACGTCCGAGGCGAGCGCGGTCGACAAGATCAGGGGCCGCGACCTCGACGGCGCGCTGATCGCCGGGTCGAGCGGCACCGACCGGCTGCTCGTCGCGTCGGCGGAGGGCGGTTCGCTGTCCGGCGCGCTGACCAGCGTGATGACACAGGTCGAGACGGCACAGCAGCGCACGGTCAGCGTCGAGGACATCGTCTCGGCGGCGAAGGGCGACGCGCGGGGACTCACCGCCTTCTACCTGGCCGTGGGCTGGGTGGTCGGCGGTTACCTGGTCGCCTCGATCCTGGCGATCAGCGCGGGGGCCAAGCCCGCGAACGCGCGCCGGGCGCGCGTGCGGCTGGGCGCGCTCGCGCTCTACTCGATCGTGTCCGGCATCGGCGGCGCGCTCATCGTCGGCCCGATCCTCGGCGCGCTGAGCCGCTCGTTCTGGACGCTCACGGGTTTCGGCGCGCTGGTGGTGTTCGCCGTGGGCGCGTTCACGATGGCGATCCAGGCGCTGACCGGCGTGCTCGGCATCGGCATCGCGGTGTTGCTGTTCGTGGTGCTGGGCAACCCGAGCGCGGGCGGCGCGTACCCCGGACCGATGCTTCCGGGGTTCTGGCGGGCGATCGGCCCGTTCCTGCCGCCGGGCGCTGGCACGTCCGGCATCCGCGGCATCGTCTACTTCGACGGCGCCCGGACGTTGCAGCCGCTGCTCGTGTCACTCGCGTACGCGCTGGTCGGCGCGGTCGTGCTGCTGCTGGTGAGCGCGGCGCGGCGTCACTCGGCCGAGATCAGGTCGGCCCCCGCGTAG